Proteins from one Ketobacter alkanivorans genomic window:
- the tolR gene encoding protein TolR, whose amino-acid sequence MSQKRTTVRRKPLSEINVVPYIDVMLVLLVVFMITAPMMTSGVKVDLPDANAEPLVLPKDQQYVIVSVDHNGQYFVSSADDKQTPKALPDIVKSVAALKQAKPDTPVLMEGDERVAYGLVMRMMIALQQAGVNDVGLVTESGSGE is encoded by the coding sequence ATGTCGCAGAAACGAACCACAGTAAGACGTAAACCTCTTTCTGAAATCAACGTCGTACCCTACATTGACGTCATGCTGGTGTTGCTGGTGGTGTTCATGATCACCGCACCCATGATGACCTCGGGCGTGAAAGTGGACTTGCCGGATGCCAACGCCGAACCCCTGGTGCTGCCCAAAGATCAGCAATATGTCATCGTTTCGGTGGATCACAATGGTCAGTACTTCGTCAGCAGTGCCGATGACAAGCAAACCCCCAAAGCGCTACCGGACATTGTAAAATCGGTAGCGGCCCTGAAGCAGGCCAAACCCGATACTCCTGTGCTTATGGAAGGAGATGAGCGGGTAGCCTATGGCTTGGTGATGCGCATGATGATCGCCCTGCAGCAGGCTGGGGTGAATGATGTAGGGTTGGTCACCGAAAGCGGATCAGGGGAGTAG
- the pal gene encoding peptidoglycan-associated lipoprotein Pal, which yields MSMLNRNAFFALIAAVAISACSSTPEDTTEPAPAPAPEYSATDNEVQGGDYGAQEQTDPALQNRVVYFDFDKANIRPDAIATLQAHAQYLSQNPGARVRVEGHADERGTREYNMALGERRAKAAASFLAANGASASQLEIISYGEERPIALGHAEGSWSQNRRSELNYTSEAP from the coding sequence ATGTCCATGTTAAACCGTAATGCCTTTTTTGCTCTGATTGCTGCTGTTGCGATTTCTGCCTGTAGCTCTACCCCTGAAGACACAACTGAACCAGCACCTGCGCCAGCACCTGAATACTCAGCAACCGATAATGAGGTTCAAGGTGGTGATTACGGTGCTCAGGAACAAACCGATCCTGCGTTGCAGAATCGAGTTGTTTACTTTGATTTCGATAAGGCCAATATCCGTCCTGACGCAATTGCAACTCTGCAGGCGCACGCTCAGTACCTGTCCCAAAATCCAGGTGCCCGTGTACGTGTAGAAGGTCATGCTGATGAGCGTGGCACTCGTGAGTACAACATGGCTCTGGGTGAGCGTCGTGCCAAGGCTGCTGCCAGCTTCCTGGCTGCAAACGGTGCATCTGCTTCCCAGCTGGAAATCATCAGCTACGGTGAAGAGCGTCCAATCGCTCTGGGTCATGCCGAAGGCTCTTGGTCTCAAAACCGTCGTTCTGAACTGAACTACACGTCTGAAGCTCCTTAA
- the ybgF gene encoding tol-pal system protein YbgF yields MLRTLLVLAISTAAASAAAVPPYEPLPKTKSTSSSVPAQAPVDSGSGQYSGYSGTDTSFSYSPAVDNSTPSATGTGSPSWDTLSQIQQMQQEMLELRGMVEELKHQVDIMQKQERERYLDLDMRINQMQSGAAAKPSAGVAAPTVAKGDDKALYERASDLRKGGKYAEAIAVLQQLLQQSPSGLYAPYSEYWLGELYMVSDPVDLDLAKRHFINLLANHPDHVKVPDGMYKLGKLYAGKGETTKAKSTLNELVRQYPDKSAAKLAKDLLKTL; encoded by the coding sequence ATGCTTCGAACGTTACTGGTTCTTGCTATATCAACGGCTGCCGCTTCTGCGGCGGCCGTTCCTCCCTACGAACCCCTGCCTAAGACTAAATCCACATCATCCTCTGTGCCTGCACAAGCACCGGTTGATAGCGGTTCAGGTCAATATTCTGGGTACTCCGGAACTGATACGAGCTTTTCGTACAGCCCTGCTGTTGATAACAGCACACCATCGGCTACCGGGACAGGCTCTCCGAGTTGGGATACTTTATCCCAGATCCAGCAGATGCAGCAGGAGATGCTGGAGCTGCGCGGTATGGTGGAAGAGTTAAAGCATCAAGTTGATATCATGCAGAAGCAGGAGCGCGAGCGCTATCTGGATCTGGACATGCGCATCAATCAGATGCAGTCAGGTGCGGCAGCCAAGCCATCTGCCGGGGTTGCTGCTCCCACTGTGGCCAAAGGTGATGATAAAGCGCTGTATGAGCGCGCCAGTGATTTGCGCAAGGGTGGTAAGTACGCAGAAGCCATCGCCGTATTGCAGCAGTTATTGCAGCAGTCGCCATCGGGCTTGTATGCACCCTATAGTGAATATTGGTTAGGTGAGCTCTATATGGTCTCCGATCCGGTGGATCTGGATCTGGCCAAACGGCATTTCATCAATTTGCTGGCCAATCATCCCGACCACGTCAAAGTGCCAGACGGCATGTATAAGCTCGGCAAGCTTTATGCTGGCAAAGGTGAAACCACCAAAGCCAAAAGCACCCTTAATGAGTTGGTCAGGCAATATCCAGACAAGTCAGCTGCAAAACTGGCGAAGGATCTGCTTAAAACCCTGTAA
- the queE gene encoding 7-carboxy-7-deazaguanine synthase QueE: MTQLRITEIFYSLQGEARTIGLPTVFVRLTGCPLRCQYCDTAYAFSGGEMRSIDQILAEVASYQPRYITVTGGEPLAQPNCQQLLTALCDAGYQVSLETSGALDIAGVDPRVSVVMDLKTPDSGESHRNLMANIPHLKPDDQIKFVICSRQDYQWARLKLDELQLAERVGDVLFSPSFNQIRPSELADWIVEDRLPVRFQLQLHKLLWADEPGH, encoded by the coding sequence GTGACACAACTACGCATTACCGAAATATTCTATTCGCTGCAGGGTGAGGCCCGTACCATCGGGCTGCCCACGGTGTTTGTGCGCCTGACGGGTTGTCCGTTGCGTTGCCAGTACTGTGACACGGCCTATGCTTTCTCCGGTGGAGAAATGCGCTCAATAGACCAAATCCTCGCAGAGGTGGCTTCTTATCAGCCGCGCTATATCACGGTTACCGGTGGCGAGCCTCTGGCTCAACCCAATTGCCAGCAATTGCTTACTGCATTGTGCGACGCGGGTTATCAGGTATCCCTTGAGACCAGCGGGGCGTTGGATATTGCCGGCGTAGACCCCCGTGTCAGCGTGGTAATGGATCTGAAAACGCCAGATTCAGGCGAATCTCACCGTAATCTTATGGCTAATATCCCTCATTTGAAGCCCGATGATCAGATCAAGTTTGTGATCTGTAGTCGACAGGATTATCAGTGGGCCCGTTTAAAGCTGGATGAGCTGCAGTTGGCGGAACGGGTGGGCGACGTGTTGTTTTCCCCCAGTTTCAATCAGATTCGCCCTTCAGAGCTGGCTGATTGGATTGTTGAGGATCGCCTGCCGGTGCGATTCCAGCTGCAGTTGCATAAATTGTTGTGGGCTGATGAGCCGGGGCATTGA
- the tolQ gene encoding protein TolQ, with product MSVVSLIINASIVVQLVMLILFTLSMISWYMIWQRQTVLSKTTKALQNFEERFWSGMDLSRLFVQVNTEPNHFSGEENIFRAGFKEFARLRKGGGSEAEAVMEGTERAMRVALLREQEKLELHLSFLATVGSTSPYIGLFGTVWGIMHSFLALANQTQATLSVVAPGIAEALIATAIGLFAAIPAVISYNRFSSVVDHLLHNYETFMDEFSSILHRKAHASEAEAKA from the coding sequence ATGTCCGTTGTCAGCCTGATCATCAACGCTTCAATCGTCGTGCAGTTGGTCATGCTAATCCTGTTCACCCTGTCCATGATTTCCTGGTACATGATCTGGCAGCGTCAGACAGTCTTGTCCAAAACCACCAAGGCACTGCAAAACTTTGAAGAGCGCTTCTGGTCGGGCATGGATCTTAGCCGCCTGTTCGTGCAAGTGAACACCGAGCCCAATCATTTCAGCGGTGAGGAGAATATCTTTCGCGCCGGTTTTAAGGAGTTTGCGCGCTTACGCAAAGGTGGTGGCAGCGAAGCCGAAGCCGTCATGGAGGGAACTGAGCGTGCCATGCGCGTAGCGTTGCTGCGTGAGCAGGAAAAGCTCGAGCTTCATCTGTCGTTCCTGGCGACTGTCGGTTCCACCAGCCCCTATATCGGACTGTTCGGTACTGTTTGGGGCATCATGCATTCCTTTTTGGCGTTGGCCAATCAAACGCAGGCGACGTTATCGGTGGTGGCACCGGGCATTGCCGAAGCGCTGATAGCCACTGCAATCGGGTTGTTTGCCGCCATCCCGGCCGTTATCAGCTACAACCGGTTTTCATCGGTTGTTGATCACCTGTTACATAACTATGAAACGTTCATGGATGAGTTTTCCAGCATCCTGCACCGTAAAGCCCACGCCAGCGAAGCAGAGGCCAAAGCCTGA
- the tolB gene encoding Tol-Pal system beta propeller repeat protein TolB, whose amino-acid sequence MKYIMVVLCWLTLFSASARAELIIEITEGITDATSIAIVPFAWSGPRLKEDVAYIVSADLHRSGQFAPLERSKMLSFPSQENQVFFRDWQSKTNGAEYLVIGRMSGTNDGKYRIDYQLFDVYQQRTVNRWFATGTDLRAMAHHISDVLYQELTGIRGAFSTRMVYVTMEYLNTTGKRTQRYRLYISDVDGYNDQILMESSEPILSPSWAPNGRHVTYVSFKSTRPAIYIMDTKTRQEQKITGFSGLNGAPRFSPDGRSMAMVLSKDGNPEIYTMELRTGKLKRITNHYAIDTEPTWAPDGRSLIFTSERGGSPQIYRQYLDSGKVERLTFDGNYNARPALTPDGRFLAMVHRSNGIFHIAVKDLVRGTFNVLTETDLDESPSIAPNASMIIYATMDKNRGVLAAVSLDGRVKVKLPSRIGDVREPAWSPFM is encoded by the coding sequence ATGAAATATATAATGGTCGTTTTGTGCTGGCTGACGCTGTTTTCGGCGAGTGCTCGTGCTGAGCTGATTATCGAAATCACCGAGGGCATCACCGATGCCACTTCCATCGCAATTGTACCCTTTGCGTGGAGCGGGCCTCGACTGAAAGAAGATGTGGCCTACATCGTGTCTGCCGATTTGCACCGTTCTGGTCAGTTTGCACCGTTGGAACGCTCAAAAATGTTGAGTTTTCCCTCCCAAGAGAACCAAGTCTTTTTTCGTGATTGGCAATCCAAGACCAATGGCGCTGAATACCTGGTGATTGGCCGTATGAGTGGCACCAATGACGGCAAGTACCGTATCGACTATCAGCTTTTTGATGTGTATCAGCAGCGCACGGTGAACAGGTGGTTTGCCACCGGCACCGACTTGCGTGCCATGGCCCACCATATCAGCGATGTGCTCTATCAGGAGCTGACGGGTATTCGTGGAGCCTTTTCCACCAGAATGGTGTACGTCACCATGGAATACCTCAACACCACCGGCAAACGCACTCAGCGCTATCGGCTTTATATCTCTGATGTAGATGGTTATAACGATCAGATATTGATGGAGTCCAGTGAACCGATCCTGTCTCCCAGTTGGGCGCCGAATGGTCGGCATGTAACCTATGTGTCGTTCAAAAGTACGCGTCCGGCGATTTATATCATGGATACCAAAACTCGCCAGGAACAGAAAATAACCGGTTTCAGTGGTTTGAATGGTGCTCCCCGTTTTTCTCCCGACGGCCGCAGTATGGCAATGGTGCTCTCAAAAGATGGCAATCCCGAGATCTACACCATGGAGCTTCGTACCGGAAAACTTAAGCGAATTACTAACCATTACGCTATTGACACGGAGCCAACTTGGGCGCCAGATGGACGAAGTCTCATTTTTACCTCAGAAAGAGGCGGTTCCCCACAAATATATCGACAATATCTTGATTCGGGAAAGGTTGAACGCTTAACATTCGATGGCAACTATAATGCGCGCCCGGCGCTGACTCCTGATGGACGATTCCTGGCAATGGTGCACCGTTCGAATGGGATCTTTCACATTGCAGTGAAAGATTTGGTTCGGGGAACCTTCAACGTGCTGACGGAAACGGATCTCGATGAATCTCCCAGTATTGCACCAAATGCTAGCATGATCATCTACGCCACTATGGATAAGAATCGAGGGGTTTTGGCCGCCGTTTCGTTGGATGGCAGAGTGAAAGTGAAGCTGCCTTCACGGATCGGGGATGTGCGAGAACCTGCTTGGTCGCCATTTATGTAA
- the queC gene encoding 7-cyano-7-deazaguanine synthase QueC, with translation MAEHTSDKKIALVLLSGGLDSATCLAIARSQGYECYAISFEYGQRHDSELQAAERVVNALGAKELKTIHINMGDIGGSALTDKAIDVPESPTEGIPVTYVPARNTVFLSLALGWAEVLDADAIFIGVNAVDYSGYPDCRPEFIEAFERLAALATKRGVEGNPISIQAPLLHLSKSQIIHKGIALGVDYGLTVSCYQADAEGRACGKCDSCRLRQEGFRQAGVADPTRYC, from the coding sequence ATGGCAGAGCATACTTCAGATAAGAAAATAGCCTTAGTCTTGTTATCCGGCGGTTTGGACTCCGCCACCTGTCTGGCCATCGCCCGCAGCCAGGGTTATGAATGTTACGCCATCAGTTTTGAATATGGCCAGCGTCACGATTCCGAGCTGCAGGCAGCCGAACGGGTGGTTAATGCACTCGGGGCCAAAGAGCTTAAGACCATTCACATCAATATGGGTGATATCGGTGGTTCTGCACTGACGGATAAAGCGATTGATGTGCCGGAATCCCCCACCGAAGGTATCCCGGTGACCTATGTGCCAGCCCGTAACACGGTGTTTTTGTCGCTGGCGCTGGGGTGGGCTGAGGTGTTGGATGCCGATGCCATTTTTATCGGTGTCAACGCCGTGGATTATTCAGGTTACCCCGATTGTCGCCCTGAATTCATTGAGGCGTTTGAACGTTTGGCAGCACTGGCAACAAAGCGCGGAGTGGAGGGCAACCCTATTAGCATTCAGGCACCTCTGTTGCACCTTTCCAAATCGCAGATTATTCACAAAGGTATAGCGTTGGGCGTGGATTACGGCTTAACGGTCTCATGCTATCAGGCAGACGCAGAAGGTCGTGCATGTGGCAAGTGTGACAGCTGTCGACTGCGGCAGGAAGGGTTTCGGCAGGCAGGGGTTGCAGATCCGACACGCTATTGTTAA
- the ruvB gene encoding Holliday junction branch migration DNA helicase RuvB, giving the protein MIESDRLISPQTNKEDAHDRAIRPTTLADYTGQEAVREQMDIFISAARGRSEALDHTLIFGPPGLGKTTLANIIANEMGGSLKSTSGPVLEKAGDLAALLTNLEEGDVLFVDEIHRLSPMVEEILYPAMEDYQLDIMIGEGPAARSIKIDLPPFTLVGATTRAGLLTSPLRDRFGIVQRLEFYSVEELSRIVTRSAHILGVEMEPAGAVEVAKRSRGTPRIANRLLRRVRDFAEVKGDGHVTVDVASRALDMLKVDSHGFDTMDRRLLLTIMEKFDGGPVGLESLAAAISEESGTLEDVIEPYLIQQGFMMRTPRGRVATRTAYQHFGLNPPRESSSPTSDLFSNE; this is encoded by the coding sequence ATGATCGAATCTGATCGTTTAATATCACCACAGACCAATAAAGAAGACGCCCACGACCGTGCCATACGGCCCACAACCCTGGCTGATTACACTGGGCAGGAAGCCGTGCGTGAGCAGATGGATATCTTTATTTCTGCCGCTCGGGGGCGCAGTGAGGCGCTGGATCACACCCTGATCTTTGGCCCGCCCGGTTTGGGTAAAACCACATTGGCTAACATTATCGCCAATGAGATGGGCGGCAGTCTGAAGAGCACCTCTGGTCCGGTACTGGAAAAAGCCGGTGATTTGGCCGCGCTGCTTACCAATTTGGAGGAGGGTGATGTTCTGTTTGTGGATGAAATCCACCGCCTGAGCCCGATGGTAGAAGAGATCCTCTACCCGGCGATGGAAGACTATCAGTTGGACATCATGATTGGTGAAGGCCCAGCGGCCCGATCCATTAAAATCGATTTGCCGCCGTTTACCCTGGTGGGTGCTACTACCCGAGCCGGGCTGCTGACATCACCGCTGCGGGATCGTTTTGGCATCGTGCAGCGGCTCGAATTCTATTCGGTTGAGGAGCTGTCCCGCATTGTTACTCGTTCCGCCCATATATTAGGAGTCGAGATGGAGCCTGCTGGTGCCGTTGAGGTGGCTAAACGCAGTCGTGGCACGCCTCGGATAGCCAACCGTCTGTTGCGCCGGGTGCGTGATTTTGCAGAGGTGAAAGGTGATGGCCATGTGACTGTTGATGTGGCGTCGCGGGCTCTGGATATGCTTAAGGTGGATTCTCACGGCTTTGATACCATGGATCGCCGCCTGTTACTGACCATTATGGAAAAATTCGATGGCGGCCCGGTTGGGCTTGAAAGTCTGGCTGCAGCCATCAGCGAGGAATCGGGAACCCTGGAAGACGTAATCGAACCCTACCTTATTCAGCAGGGCTTTATGATGCGTACACCCCGCGGCCGCGTGGCCACTCGTACGGCCTATCAGCATTTTGGTCTTAACCCGCCCCGGGAAAGCTCATCACCGACGTCGGATCTTTTCAGTAATGAGTGA
- the tolA gene encoding cell envelope integrity protein TolA has product MSFPALDLASLIKAILVHVLVVALLFFNWPDSAEVIELKPLPQHVTAVVVEKPKPDKPKAAPKPAPKPAVKPKPKPKPQEKPKPKPVPKPTPKPKPKPAPAPKPAAKPAESPKPSSAFSDLLKQEMEALKDDEVEPVQGVTGSETAQQLDEILQYKAIIQQTMKRYWARPPSARNDMVVTLDISLLPGGEVKNVTIAKSSGSGAFDSSAVQAVQRAGRFSVPPDPILFDRHFRNFKMRFKPGDLRF; this is encoded by the coding sequence TTGTCCTTCCCCGCTCTTGATCTTGCCTCGCTTATTAAGGCCATACTGGTGCATGTGCTGGTGGTGGCGCTGTTGTTTTTTAATTGGCCTGACAGTGCAGAAGTGATCGAGCTGAAACCGTTGCCCCAGCATGTGACCGCTGTGGTAGTGGAGAAGCCCAAGCCCGATAAACCCAAGGCAGCGCCGAAACCTGCGCCCAAGCCTGCGGTCAAACCCAAACCTAAGCCAAAACCACAAGAGAAGCCGAAACCCAAGCCGGTTCCCAAGCCAACGCCAAAACCCAAGCCGAAACCAGCACCGGCGCCTAAGCCAGCTGCCAAACCGGCAGAAAGCCCCAAGCCGTCCAGTGCGTTTAGCGATCTGTTGAAGCAGGAGATGGAGGCGCTGAAAGATGATGAGGTGGAACCGGTACAGGGCGTAACCGGTAGCGAAACCGCGCAGCAGCTTGATGAAATTCTGCAGTATAAGGCCATCATCCAGCAGACCATGAAGCGCTATTGGGCAAGGCCACCCAGCGCCCGTAACGATATGGTCGTTACTCTGGATATCAGCCTGTTGCCAGGTGGAGAAGTGAAAAATGTTACCATTGCCAAGTCCAGCGGCAGTGGTGCATTTGATAGCTCAGCTGTGCAGGCCGTACAGCGAGCGGGGCGTTTCAGCGTTCCGCCTGATCCGATTTTATTTGATAGGCATTTCCGCAATTTTAAGATGCGGTTCAAGCCTGGAGATCTACGTTTTTAA
- the ybgC gene encoding tol-pal system-associated acyl-CoA thioesterase: MSEFFIRIRVYLEDTDAGGIVYYVNYLKFMERARTELLRSLGSEFSELYSKRLQFVVHSLEAQYRKPAQADDELIITAHVEKIARTYILFAQQVRRGEELMCEAKIKVACVDADKLKPAPIPEQLQQQFAAVTA, encoded by the coding sequence ATGAGTGAATTTTTCATCCGCATTCGGGTCTATTTGGAAGACACCGACGCCGGTGGTATTGTGTACTACGTCAATTACCTGAAATTTATGGAGCGCGCTCGTACCGAGTTATTGCGCAGCCTGGGCTCCGAGTTCAGTGAGCTATACAGCAAGCGGTTGCAGTTTGTGGTACACAGCCTTGAGGCTCAATACCGGAAACCAGCCCAGGCTGATGACGAGTTAATCATCACCGCCCATGTTGAAAAAATTGCCCGCACCTATATTCTCTTCGCGCAGCAGGTACGCAGAGGGGAAGAGTTAATGTGTGAAGCGAAAATAAAAGTCGCCTGTGTGGATGCCGACAAGCTCAAACCCGCACCCATACCTGAACAATTGCAACAACAATTTGCCGCCGTTACGGCCTGA